From Oscillospiraceae bacterium CM, a single genomic window includes:
- a CDS encoding peptidoglycan-binding protein translates to MRLFFAAASVVILLTAAVSAAVRIVVPEKGTFLLVDLDTCRLTVYVDGVIIETFPVSGGQPQSPSPVGTWMVTEIADWGEGFGGSWIGLNVPWGQYGIHGTIEPWSLGAYNASKGCIRMHNDDVAIVKNLVTLGTIVHIKFDGMPFRAMESGMIGSDVFSVQQTLHQLGYYPAAADGVFGDVTENAVRAFQKINHLAVDGIVGRRTYEKLVRLSKEQKNSPVLIPAQ, encoded by the coding sequence TTGCGACTGTTTTTCGCGGCAGCATCCGTCGTTATTTTATTGACGGCGGCAGTCAGCGCCGCCGTCAGAATTGTCGTACCGGAGAAGGGCACCTTTCTCCTCGTCGATCTTGATACATGCCGTCTGACGGTGTACGTGGACGGCGTCATCATTGAAACATTTCCCGTCTCCGGCGGTCAGCCTCAATCCCCGTCGCCTGTCGGGACGTGGATGGTAACAGAAATCGCCGATTGGGGCGAAGGCTTCGGCGGCAGCTGGATCGGCCTAAACGTGCCGTGGGGCCAATACGGCATCCACGGGACAATTGAACCATGGAGTCTCGGTGCCTATAACGCCTCAAAGGGCTGCATCCGTATGCATAACGACGATGTCGCCATCGTAAAAAATCTTGTGACCCTGGGTACAATTGTGCATATTAAATTTGATGGGATGCCTTTTCGCGCCATGGAAAGCGGCATGATTGGCAGCGATGTTTTCAGCGTCCAGCAGACGCTCCATCAGCTTGGGTATTATCCCGCCGCTGCCGACGGCGTCTTCGGCGACGTCACGGAAAACGCCGTCCGCGCTTTTCAGAAAATAAATCACCTAGCGGTGGACGGCATTGTCGGCCGCCGGACATACGAGAAGCTCGTGCGACTGTCTAAGGAACAAAAAAACAGTCCCGTTTTGA